A stretch of Rhinoderma darwinii isolate aRhiDar2 chromosome 4, aRhiDar2.hap1, whole genome shotgun sequence DNA encodes these proteins:
- the LOC142760446 gene encoding transmembrane 4 L6 family member 1-like, whose protein sequence is MCFGRCAKCIGYILLTLAIFSIVANLLLYFPNGETKYARDNHLSRYVWFFEGLAGAGLLMLIPAFVCIGLEGEDCCGCCGNRNCGKSCAMLGSVMAALIGVVGAGYCLIISALGLAEGPLCLKNGQWVYPFKDSNQHYLVDHSTWSQCEEPSNVVVWNVTLFSILLGLSGIEIILCIIQVINGLIGGICGACCCQEKSQSVGKLFAKLELDIKTGCKVLAISHPVGSKAFHNTHVQTVELQSGCKTMGH, encoded by the exons ATGTGTTTTGGCAGATGTGCAAAGTGCATTGGCTATATTCTTCTAACTCTGGCAATATTTTCCATTGTTGCTAACCTCTTGTTATACTTCCCCAATGGAGAAACAAAGTATGCCCGGGATAACCACCTGTCAAGATACGTATGGTTTTTTGAAGGTCTCGCAGGAGCTGGACTTCTT atgCTGATTCCAGCATTTGTGTGCATTGGACTGGAAGGAGAGGATTGCTGTGGGTGTTGTGGCAATAGGAACTGTGGGAAAAGCTGTGCA ATGTTGGGATCTGTTATGGCTGCATTAATTGGAGTTGTTGGTGCTGGTTATTGTCTCATCATTTCAGCACTGGGCTTAGCAGAAGGACCATTATGTCTTAAAAATGGCCAGTGGGTCTATCCATTTAAAGATTCTAATCAACA CTATTTGGTTGACCATTCAACTTGGTCTCAGTGTGAGGAACCAAGTAACGTTGTTGTATGGAATGTCACCCTCTTCTCCATCCTATTGGGTTTGTCTGGAATCGAAATCATTTTATGCATAATCCAGGTCATCAATGGTTTGATTGGAGGGATATGTGGAGCTTGTTGCTGTCAAGAGAAAAGCCAG TCTGTTGGGAAACTCTTTGCAAAGCTAGAGCTAGATATCAAGACAGGATGCAAAGTCCTAGCAATATCCCACCCTGTTGGTTCCAAAGCATTTCATAACACCCATGTGCAAACAGTTGAGCTGCAATCTGGCTGTAAAACCATGGGACactag